The following coding sequences are from one Hippopotamus amphibius kiboko isolate mHipAmp2 chromosome 9, mHipAmp2.hap2, whole genome shotgun sequence window:
- the FAM181B gene encoding protein FAM181B codes for MAVQAALLSTHPFVPFGFGGSPDGLGSAFGVLDKGCCFEDEETGTPAGALLAGAEGGDVREATRDLLSFIDSASSNIKLALDKPGKSKRKVNHRKYLQKQIKRCSGLMGAAPPGPPSPGAADTPAKRPLAAAGAQTVQVPAHGKAAPRREASHAAAAASLQSRSLAALFDSLRHVPGGADPAGAAEAAPAAGLGEAGAAGVGGDAAGPAGCPAVPGARKVPLRARNLPPSFFTEPSRAGGGGCGPSGPGVSLGDLEKGAEAAEFFELLGPDYGAGTEAGVLLAAEPLDVFPVLRGPPELEPGLFEPPPAMVGSLLYPEPWSAPGGPATKKSPLAAPRGGLTLNEPLRPLYPAAADSPGGDDGPGLLASFAPFFSDCALPPPPPPQQVSYDYSAGYSRTPYTSLWRPDGIWEGAPGEEGAHRD; via the coding sequence ATGGCAGTCCAGGCGGCGCTCCTCAGCACGCACCCCTTCGTCCCCTTCGGCTTCGGGGGCTCCCCGGACGGGTTGGGAAGCGCCTTCGGAGTCCTGGACAAGGGCTGCTGTTTCGAGGACGAGGAGACCGGGACGCCGGCGGGCGCGCTGCTGGCTGGCGCTGAGGGCGGGGACGTGCGCGAGGCCACCCGCGACCTGCTCAGCTTCATCGACTCGGCGTCCAGCAACATCAAGCTGGCGTTGGACAAGCCCGGCAAGTCGAAGCGGAAGGTGAACCACCGCAAGTACCTGCAGAAGCAGATCAAGCGCTGCAGTGGCCTCATGGGCGCCGCGCCCCCGGGCCCGCCCTCCCCCGGCGCGGCCGACACGCCCGCCAAGCGGCCGCTCGCCGCCGCCGGCGCCCAGACGGTCCAGGTCCCGGCCCACGGCAAGGCAGCCCCCCGGCGGGAGGCGTCGCACGCCGCTGCGGCCGCCAGCCTGCAGAGCCGGAGCCTAGCCGCGCTCTTCGACTCGCTGCGCCACGTCCCGGGGGGCGCCGATCCCGCCGGGGCTGCGGAGGCGGCGCCCGCGGCCGGGCTCGGGGAAGCGGGCGCTGCGGGCGTGGGAGGGGACGCAGCGGGCCCCGCTGGGTGTCCGGCGGTCCCTGGCGCCAGGAAGGTCCCGCTGCGGGCCCGCAACCTGCCCCCGTCCTTCTTCACCGAGCCGTcccgggcgggcggcggcgggtgCGGCCCGTCGGGGCCCGGCGTGAGCTTGGGCGACCTGGAGAAGGGCGCAGAGGCCGCGGAGTTCTTCGAGCTGCTGGGGCCCGACTACGGCGCCGGCACCGAGGCGGGCGTCTTACTCGCCGCGGAGCCTCTCGATGTGTTCCCGGTCCTGCGGGGACCCCCGGAGCTGGAGCCCGGCCTCTTTGAGCCGCCACCCGCGATGGTTGGGAGCCTACTGTACCCCGAGCCCTGGAGCGCCCCGGGCGGCCCCGCGACCAAGAAGTCACCCCTGGCTGCCCCCCGCGGTGGCTTGACCTTGAACGAGCCCTTGCGCCCCCTGTATCCCGCCGCCGCGGACTCTCCGGGCGGGGACGACGGGCCCGGCCTTTTGGCCTCTTTCGCCCCCTTCTTTTCAGACTGCGCtctgcccccgccgccgccgccccaaCAGGTGTCCTACGACTACAGCGCGGGCTACAGCCGCACGCCGTACACCAGCCTTTGGAGACCGGACGGGatttgggaaggggcgcccggggAGGAGGGGGCGCACAGAGACTGA